The genomic segment CCgctgtgaattctcttatgtatACTAAGACGTGATTTatatataaaacatttcccacattctgaacagcaatatggcttctctcctgtgtgaattttctcatgGCTAATAAGTTGTGATTTcagtataaaacatttcccacattctgaacatgaatatggcttctctcctgtgtgaattttctcatgtctaacaagaattgatttccgtataaaacatttcccacattgtgaacatgaatatggttttgctccgctgtgaattctctcatgtttactAAGATGTAATTTATCTATAAAACAtactccacattctgaacacgaatatggtTTTGCTctggtgtgaattctctcatgttcaCTAAGATTTGATTTAACTATAAaacctttcccacattctgaacagaaatatggcttctctcctgtgtgaattctcttatgtctaCCAAGACTTGATGTTTGtctgaaacattttccacattctgaacatggatatggTTTTGCTCCAGTGTGAATTCTTTCATGTGTAATGAGATGTGATTTCcgtttaaaacatttcccacattctgggcatgaaaatggtttctctcctgtgtgaattactCTGTCTGTAGAAAGACCTGAGCTTTTACGGAACCGTTTCCCACGCTGAAGCCCTTTCTGACCTGTAATTGTAGTAACAATTTGTGACTGGCTaggagaaggttcctcatgaTTAGGGTCATTATACAAGAGATCTGTACTATGAAGTCCTAGAAGCACATTCAAGCTTTCTCCTGAAGGATGCTGCATGATATCTTCAGCTTCTGCTTTATAATCCGGTGATACCAAAAAATTCCCCATATAATTCTTGCTGGGATTTTCTGTTAGGATATAAAATGATATTTGTGGGCTTTTCCTTAAAAGAGTAGACAAACCTATAAAATTAAGTTGGACCTGGATCTAGCAAGAATGAGAGGTACTGTAAAATCCATTCATTATGAATCCActtctgcttaaaaaaaaaaaaaaaaactgcatgtgtgattccAGCCTTATAAAGCTTTCTATAACTTTTTGACAAAGTCCAGGATTCTGGTCTACACCCAGTCAGaacttattacatacagtacatcatGACTTGATGAAACTCAAAAATTTCAAAAGCCCCACCATGTCTGGGAACCAACCCTGCATTCTGCCAATTTTAACACATTTTGCCCGTTAACACCAATTGGCCATCACTTTAATAGTAGAAGTTCACTAAAAAGGATCCATCACCACATTCCTCATCACAAGCTACATTCATTATGAAAAAGATCTTAGACCTGATGATGTTGTTGTACTCACTAGAAGGCTCCATGTCACAATCCCCAcctagagcttaaaggggttttaatactgatgagctaggctctggataggtcattagtatctgatcgataGGGGTCCGTAGCCAGGAACCCCACCAATttgctgcttttcctaggccagtgacgacatgttcatcggtcacgtggcctaggggtagctcagccccatagaagtaaatggtgcTGAGcttcgataccaagcacagccattatactaTGTACAtctctgtgcttggtaagctgtgagaagtgcctcctcaaacaactgatcagcgtgggtcctgggtgtctaatccccacctatcagatactgatgatctatcataaggataggtcatcagtattataatctcggaaaacccttttaattcacAAGCCCTTTTTAGGGTACTTCCACCCTTGCTGCTGAAATCTCACACATGCTTAGTACAAGCTGCAGTCTCCTTAGCTCTGTAGTGAGGAAGTGCCGATCTTCCTATTCCATCTGCAGCTTTATTTAACTGCAACCTGTCTGTATGAGCACGTATGAGATTTCAGCAGCGGAGGAGGTACACTGAAAGGAGCTGGTCGAGTCCAGCTTTGTAGCTGGAGTCATTGCTAATGAGCTGATGCTCAGTTTTATATGATTTTAATAATATTCTGACATGGAATTTAAAAGTAAGTACACCGGCCTCATCAGGTATAAAGACATCCGTgacatattttaatatttttatagacaaTCCTATCATGAATCATGACTACAGTCTACATTTAAAAAGATAATGGGAGTCATTTATGATCAGACACATCCCTCAGCCTCCATCCATTTCAATACACATCACTGAGTCTCCTATATTCAAATACCTGGCACCTGACATCTACTGTGGAGAGTTTAGTGCAGCTAAATGGAGAAGGTaaagtgatgtgtctggtcacatgaccctccatcagcggacatcttatggacaggacctccatGAGGACAGCATACAATATTTCCTTACCAAAGAGACATGGGTTATGAAGTCAAGCAAACAGCTAGAAACTTGCAAAATTCCTCCAGGAATAGTCGTGATGCCCAAAATGTAAAGCACTGGAGGCAGACAGTCTCCATTTCTTGTGGATGTAGCACTTAAGACAGAAGTTTCTTATGTTCTAGGGGGCCTGGATCAAATGCAGATCCCCAGGGATATGGAGCAGTGTTTTGGGGACTCTAGTGATGGATGGAAAAGCATCTAGTGATGGATGGAAAAGCACCAGCAGcgtggtgcagccaatagcaggccacgacgtATGCAAAGGGACAGTTCACTGTCGtgtcctgctattggctgcatgcTCATGCTCAACCTGCCACCCAGGTTATTTGGGGGGAGGAGGGGTAATGAGGCCATGTTCTCCTGATTCTGGGAGTTCCAGCAGTGCGACACCCACTGATCTAATACCTTTCCCCTGTGCACAACTGGAACACCCCTTTGATGACCTAATACTTCTTTTTGTGTTTTCGTTCTCACAATTTTAGCTCATTAAACAgaaatttacatttatttttttcacgcttCTAGAGACTCTGATCCCTTGTATAATGCTCTGGATTACATAGTTTTCCACAGCATTATAGTCTGGCAGTAGTCCACTGAACGGCAGCCTATTAGACTGCGCCTCTGGTATCTGCACATGTACATGTAGGTCACTGGCGGCATGTAATTCCTGCACAAAGCCGTACATGTAGTTCATCATGACAGCACAGACATAAAAGCTGCATCCGCTTAATCCCTAGTGGGTGTGTGGATGTGACTGACCGTCATGTCCTGCAGGAACAGCCGGGATTAGAGAAGAATCTAATCAGAGATCACTGTCAGCTGGATAAGGAGAACACTTCATGTGATGGGGACATCGCTAATCAAAGAGCAGAAGCCGGTGATCAGATTCTCCTCCTGCCCTGAAGGCACCAAGGacagaatctgaagtcactttctccattcattactccatacctgtggtgacatctcctggaatgtccaactccacctcactcttacacagGGGGTCATCCATCGTcttctcttcttcatcctccactttaatatcagtcagatcttccccctgatttgtcatctgcaacaattcagtacaatacagcagacagatgggaaatctaacagatccacataagagacccccacaatctatgacccctctatgactgcaggacccccctatatagatgtgtatagggctcagctcagtctacctgaggattctctgggaccttcttctctggacagtcctggaaatacagaggacggggacatctctctggtggatttctcctcctggatccatctgtggagaccCAAGCACACAGTGACagaatacatggcctcctgtagataggtctatagatcagacacttctctcagctccttcacaTCTAGGTATAGTTATCAGGAGTAAATAACAATATTCTGCTCCTCACCACCTAGGCTGAGGTCCCAGCACCTAGCAGACCACAAGATTGAAGACACTTCTGGTCTATGAGAGCGAACATTACTTTTGGCCATGTTTGGAGGATGAGGATACAGCTGCCCCAagctgccagcagtacctgcgtgtagcgagCAGCCTGTTTCTGattatgcctttcttcctgaagtcagattcagcaaaagtactgaaaacgttgttttatcccctgcccggtgcgcttctccacacatgcgtgAAGTCACGTAGGCGgcggcctccttgctttaagtcacggtaaccaccccCTCTTctgtgccccttcgctgtgactgacagtcaGCTGTTCGGCAAAGGCAGCCGAACTCTCGTCCATTAGCGTTGTCAGTCACAGCAAAGAGGCACGGAAGGGGGAGTGGTTacagtgacttgaagcaaggaggctgccGCCTCCATGATTTCACGCATGTGTGGAGAAGTGCGccaggcaggggataaaacaacgttttcagtacttttgctgaatctgacttcaggaagaaaggcatcatcagaaacaggcTGCTCGCTACActcaggtactgctggtggcTTGGGATGCTTTTGGGAGGTGACAAGTTTCCTTTAAGTTTCAGGGCCCTGCAGCACCCTACCAACCAGGTAGGTGTCAGGGTATCATCCTAGCTCAATGACACCCTGCTTATCAGGTAATTCTCTAGAGCAAGAACCCACTCGTATGGAACACTTATTGTCTTCCATACGAGCCAACCCGGACATTTCTGGGATTCGGATTGGAGACAGCGAGCATAAATGTGCGGCCTTTGCAGATGATCTCCTACTCTACATTACTAACCCTCTTGTTTCTCTCCCATCCTTACTCCAAGAAATTGCTAATTTTGGTCAGTGGTCTAATTTTAAGATAAATATGACCAAATCTGAGGCCCTGAATATCACCTTACCTAGCCGCTTAGTTGATACCCTTAAAACATCTTTCCCTTTCCACTGGCCCACCGGGGGAATTACCTATCTAGGAGTCAAACTTTCAGTGGATCTCTCCCACCTCTTTTCCGCTAACGTTACACCTCTACTTCGCACGTTCCAGAGGGACCGGGACTCCTGGCAAAAGCGCGACTTTTCCTGGTTTGGCAGAGTCAACATCTTAAAAATGTCTTTATTGCCTAAACTACTTTATCTCTTGCAGACCATCCCTATACGTCTGCCCTCCGCGTTCTGGTCCCACATACGCCGCTTGGTCGCCAGGCAGACCCCGTATCAAATGGGATGTCCTGACTCGTTCTAAGGAACAAGGTGGGCTTGGCCTGCCGGATTGTAGATTGTACTATCACTCTGCCGCATATGCCCGGCTGTTGGACATGATGAGGGTAGACTCTGCCAAAACTTGGGTCCGTATAGCCCGGGATTCATCCCCTGTGTCCATACTAACCCTGCCGTGGCTAGCTGGCACACTCCCGCCTGCCTCTATGCACCTCTTCTTTACTACTAGGCATACTTTCGCAACCATAGCCTCCATTGGCCGTCTCACTTCTCTGATTGACCCTAGGGGCCCTATGACTCCGATTACAGACCATCCCTCCTTCCCACCAGGACACTCTTCGGGATCTTTCCTTAACGGTTCTAGGCTTCGGCCGCTTAGATTCTGTCAAGTACTTTCAGGGTCTACTCTGAAGCCCCTTTCTCTCTTGGTGGATTCACCACACTCTAGACCCAGACATTCCTTGGAACACCTTCAGCTcaaacatttctattcctccctcTGCAAGACTCACACGTTGACCCAGAGCCTCACGCCATTTGAACAGATGTGCTTGTCCAATCAGAGGTGTTTAGGGACATTTCGTCCATTTATAAACTGCTTATTTCTCAACAATCTACATCTCTCCCCTCCTTTTGTCGAGCGTGGGAGCGAGAACTGGGCATCCAGCTTACCCCCTCTCAGAGGACTCGTTGTTTCCTTCTATCCCACAAGGCCTTGATATCCACTAGAGCGCAAGAAACTAGCTACAAGATCCTGGCAAGGTGGTACAGGGTGCCCTCACTCCTCCATAACTAGTTTCCGACGGCTTCCGATCGGTGCTGGCA from the Bufo bufo chromosome 2, aBufBuf1.1, whole genome shotgun sequence genome contains:
- the LOC120991888 gene encoding gastrula zinc finger protein XlCGF26.1-like, which codes for MGNFLVSPDYKAEAEDIMQHPSGESLNVLLGLHSTDLLYNDPNHEEPSPSQSQIVTTITGQKGLQRGKRFRKSSGLSTDRVIHTGEKPFSCPECGKCFKRKSHLITHERIHTGAKPYPCSECGKCFRQTSSLGRHKRIHTGEKPYFCSECGKGFIVKSNLSEHERIHTRAKPYSCSECGVCFIDKLHLSKHERIHSGAKPYSCSQCGKCFIRKSILVRHEKIHTGEKPYSCSECGKCFILKSQLISHEKIHTGEKPYCCSECGKCFIYKSRLSIHKRIHSGAKPYSCSQCGKCFIRKSILVRHEKIHTGEKPYSCSECGKCFIRKSILVRHEKIHTGEKPYSCSECGKCFILKSQLISHEKIHTGEKPYSCSECGKCFILQSQLIKHEKIHNGEKPYSCSECGMCFTEKSNLVKHKRIHTGDKPYSCSECGKCFILKAQLISHDRIHTGTKPYSCSECRMCFAEKSSLVKHKKIHTGEKPYSCSECGKCFIRKSQLISHERIHTGEKPYSCSECGKCFTQKSTLLKHHRSHMEAKPFSNVVTET